AAGATTTCTTTGCTGAGCCTGACGACAAGTGTGCAACACTGCCGGCCCCGGCTTGCATGGCGCCCGTGATTATTTACCAATGGTATCGAAAAGACATGCCGCAGCGGACGCGCTAATATATTGACCACAGCGTGGCGAAGCGAGGACGCGATGACGACAGCACAGGCGCAAGGAACGGCGCAAGACGATGGCGCGGGCGGCCTGGACGCGCCGCCACTGCTGTCGACGGGCATTCCCGGTCTCGACACCATACTGACGGGCGGCCTGCTGCCCGAGCGCCTGTACCTGCTCGAAGGCGTGCCAGGCACAGGCAAGACCACGCTGGCGCTGCAGTTTCTGGCCGAAGGGGCGCGCAAGGGCACGCCCGTGCTGTATATCGCCCTGGCCGAATCGGAAATCGAGCTGCGCGCCGCGGCCCTGTCGCACGGCTGGGACCTGGCCGGCATCGCCATCGAAGAAGTGGCGCCCAGCGACGATATACTCGACCCCGAGCGCCAGTACACGATCTTCCACCCGTCGGAAATCGAACTGGCCTCGACCAACCAGCGCATCCTGGCCGCCATCGAAAAGCACCGTCCGGCCCGCCTCGTGCTCGATTCGCTGTCCGAACTGCAGCTGCTGGCGGAAAACCCCTTGCGCTACCGGCGCCAGGTCGTGGCGTTGAAACAATACCTGGCCAGCCGGCACTGCACCACCGTGCTGATCGACGACCGTTCCGCGCTGGACGACGGCTTGCAAGTGCGTAGCGTGGCCCATTGCGTGATCTCGCTGGAGCTGCAAAACCAGGACTATGGCAATGACCGGCGCCGCGTGCGGGTAGTGAAATACCGGGGCGTGGCGTTTCGCAGCGGCACGCACGACTACAAGATCGCCCGTGACGGCCTGGTCGTCTATCCCCGTCTGGTGGCGGCCGACACGCGCCGCGATGGCGGCCATCGGCGCCTGTCGAGCGGCGTGCCTGAACTCGACGCCATGATAGGCGGCGGCCTGGAAGAAGGCATGAGCACGCTCCTTTCCGGCCCCGCCGGCAGCGGCAAGTCCACCCTGGCGGCGCAATTCGTGCACGCGGCCACCGCGCGCGGCGAACCGTGCGCCATGTTCCTGTTCGAGGAAGCGCGCAGCAAGCTCGTAACCCGGGCCGACAGCGTGGGCATGCGCCTGCAGGAGGCGCTCGACACGGGTTTGCTGAGCGCACAGCAGATCGATCCGGCCGAGATGACACCGGGCGAATTCGCCCAGGCCGTGGTCGACGCGGCGCAGCGGGGCGCCAGGGTGATCGTCATCGATAGCCTGAACGGCTACATGCATGCGGTGCCCGATGAACGCTTCCAGAGCACCTACCTGCATGAACTGCTCAATTACCTGAGCCAGCACGGCGTGGCCACCCTGCTCGTCGGCGTGCAGCAAAACATGCTGGGCACCTCGATGACGACGGCGGCCGACGCCAGCTACCTGGCCGACAGCGTCATCATGCTGCGCTACTACGAAACGGAAGGCGAGGTGCGGCAAGCCATTTCCGTCTTCAAGAAACGCGACAGCGCGCACGAGCGCACCATCCGCCGTTTCGAGATCAGCCCGCAGGGCATCCGCATCGGCCCGGCCCTGGCCGGCTTTCACGGCATCTTGTCGGGCTTGCCCACCATCGGCGGCACGCCTTTCCCTTAGGAATAGCCATGGAGCAGCGCATCCTGATCTACGCGCCTGCCGGCCAGGATGCCGCCCTGGCCGGCACGGTATTGGCGGGCAGCGCCATCGCCAGCCACGCCTGCCGCTCGCCCGGCGAACTGGCCGAGCAGCTGGCGCTGGGCGCCGGCGGCGTGCTGACGGTGGAAGAGGCGCTGCATGCTGGCGTCTACACCGTGCTCGACGCTTATGCCCGGCAGCAGCCGGACTGGTCCGACTTGCCCATCATCCTGCTGACGCACGCGGGACTCGATTCCCTGCCCGTGCGGCAAGCTATTTCCACCCTGGGCAACCTGACCCTGCTGGAACGCCCCGTGCACATCCTGACCCTGATCACCTCGGCGCACGCCATGCTGCGCGCGCGCCAGCGCCAGTACCAGTTGCGCGAGACGCAGCGGCGCAAGGACGAATTCATTGCCAGCCTCGGCCATGAACTGCGCAATCCGCTGGCGCCCATCAAGTCGTCGGTAACCCTGCTCAAGC
This window of the Janthinobacterium agaricidamnosum genome carries:
- a CDS encoding ATPase domain-containing protein; the protein is MTTAQAQGTAQDDGAGGLDAPPLLSTGIPGLDTILTGGLLPERLYLLEGVPGTGKTTLALQFLAEGARKGTPVLYIALAESEIELRAAALSHGWDLAGIAIEEVAPSDDILDPERQYTIFHPSEIELASTNQRILAAIEKHRPARLVLDSLSELQLLAENPLRYRRQVVALKQYLASRHCTTVLIDDRSALDDGLQVRSVAHCVISLELQNQDYGNDRRRVRVVKYRGVAFRSGTHDYKIARDGLVVYPRLVAADTRRDGGHRRLSSGVPELDAMIGGGLEEGMSTLLSGPAGSGKSTLAAQFVHAATARGEPCAMFLFEEARSKLVTRADSVGMRLQEALDTGLLSAQQIDPAEMTPGEFAQAVVDAAQRGARVIVIDSLNGYMHAVPDERFQSTYLHELLNYLSQHGVATLLVGVQQNMLGTSMTTAADASYLADSVIMLRYYETEGEVRQAISVFKKRDSAHERTIRRFEISPQGIRIGPALAGFHGILSGLPTIGGTPFP